A single Bosea sp. PAMC 26642 DNA region contains:
- a CDS encoding histidine kinase dimerization/phosphoacceptor domain -containing protein, with the protein MAIISIVDNDRIWFKSHHGLDVAQIDREPGLCASAILQSDPWVLLDAKTDPRSLANPLVASEFGLRFYVGVPLQTSDGFNLGTLCVIDREPRTVSQDQIENLKDLAASVMDQMELRLAARRAVSELKEVIDEKDDALRRSAMMAKEIDHRVMNSLQMVASLLKLHGRSVADEPASAELALAASRVAAVARVHQHIYMSDTVETTECASYLRRLCEDLSDMLPEGRGPIIVEATTTELPTEQIAPLGLILNELVTNAAKHGQGKITVALEHQGETGYVMRVSDEGRALPESFDPFARSGLGMKVVGSLTNQLGGKFIVRPSDDGARSVFAVEFPRAS; encoded by the coding sequence ATCGCCATCATCAGCATCGTCGACAACGACCGGATCTGGTTCAAGTCGCATCACGGGCTCGATGTGGCTCAGATCGACCGCGAGCCGGGGCTTTGTGCGTCGGCGATCCTCCAGTCCGACCCGTGGGTACTGCTCGACGCGAAGACGGACCCGCGCTCCCTCGCGAATCCGCTGGTGGCGAGCGAATTCGGCCTGCGCTTCTATGTCGGCGTGCCGTTACAGACGAGCGACGGCTTCAACCTCGGAACCCTCTGCGTCATCGACAGGGAGCCGCGGACCGTCAGTCAGGACCAGATCGAGAACCTCAAGGATCTCGCCGCCAGCGTGATGGACCAGATGGAGCTTAGGCTTGCCGCGCGGCGCGCTGTCTCCGAACTGAAGGAGGTCATTGACGAGAAGGACGATGCGCTGAGACGCTCCGCGATGATGGCCAAGGAGATCGACCATCGCGTCATGAATAGTCTCCAGATGGTCGCGTCCTTGCTGAAGCTGCACGGCCGAAGCGTCGCCGACGAGCCGGCATCTGCAGAGTTGGCGTTGGCCGCGAGCCGCGTGGCGGCCGTCGCCCGGGTCCACCAGCACATCTATATGAGCGATACGGTCGAGACGACGGAATGCGCCAGCTACCTGCGGCGTCTATGCGAGGACCTATCCGACATGCTCCCCGAGGGGCGCGGGCCGATCATCGTTGAGGCGACCACGACCGAGCTGCCCACCGAGCAGATCGCGCCGCTCGGCCTCATTCTAAATGAGCTTGTCACGAACGCCGCCAAGCATGGCCAGGGCAAGATAACGGTCGCCTTGGAGCACCAGGGCGAGACCGGTTACGTGATGCGTGTCAGTGATGAGGGCCGGGCGCTGCCGGAATCGTTCGACCCTTTCGCGCGATCCGGCTTGGGTATGAAGGTCGTCGGTAGCCTGACGAACCAGCTTGGCGGCAAGTTCATCGTGCGACCATCCGACGATGGTGCGCGCTCGGTCTTTGCAGTTGAATTCCCTCGGGCCTCGTAA
- a CDS encoding response regulator encodes MAILVLVVEDEPIIRMNTVAMIEDAGYDVLEACNADDAMALMESRPDIAAVFSDIEMPGSMDGLALMHEVRIGWPPVVLILASGRITPPACEMPNDTTFLRKPYSETSLLDALHAVH; translated from the coding sequence ATGGCAATCCTCGTTCTGGTCGTCGAAGACGAGCCGATCATCCGCATGAACACGGTCGCGATGATAGAGGACGCGGGCTACGACGTCTTGGAAGCCTGCAATGCCGACGACGCCATGGCGCTCATGGAATCCCGCCCGGACATCGCGGCCGTCTTCTCCGACATCGAGATGCCCGGATCCATGGACGGCCTGGCGCTGATGCATGAGGTCCGGATCGGGTGGCCTCCGGTTGTCCTGATCCTGGCGTCGGGTCGCATCACGCCGCCGGCCTGCGAGATGCCAAACGATACGACGTTCCTACGCAAACCCTACTCAGAGACCTCGCTACTCGACGCGCTTCATGCCGTCCATTAG
- a CDS encoding sensor histidine kinase — protein MRLSPFIRENSQAIIAEWENFARSLVPAADGMTPLSLRNHISYILDFIANDIDTAQTDTEQTDKSRGKKPKTGMDSVAEIHAALRQAGGFNLDQMVSEYRALRASVTKLWGAQDFEPTRQSIVDLVRFNEAIDQATTESISYYSKKVEHSRDLFLAVLGHDLRNPIGAMMMSAELIAKIESLTERQKMFIAQVSLSGARAIGIIDQLVDVTRARLGSGMKVIREQMDMAFVCRQLVQEMRSLHPSRTFVIKSSGDTIGSWDRPRIGQVFSNLLGNAVQYGFTELPIDITVSGETDAVSLAIHNQGVPIPNDKIVGIFEAMVRGGAEGSGTTNLGLGLYITKEIVAAHGGSIKVSSSEKDGTTFTALFPRSIDAAAVGGDIVQSADNRPNR, from the coding sequence ATGCGACTGTCGCCCTTTATCCGTGAAAACTCCCAAGCAATCATCGCTGAATGGGAGAATTTCGCTCGCTCATTGGTTCCGGCTGCCGATGGCATGACCCCACTTTCATTGCGCAACCATATTAGCTACATCCTCGACTTCATCGCGAACGATATTGACACCGCCCAGACTGACACCGAGCAGACGGATAAATCGCGCGGTAAGAAGCCTAAAACTGGGATGGACAGCGTTGCCGAGATTCACGCAGCCCTACGCCAAGCAGGCGGTTTCAATCTCGATCAAATGGTGTCTGAATATCGCGCCCTTCGCGCCAGCGTAACCAAGTTATGGGGCGCTCAGGATTTTGAACCGACGCGTCAGAGTATAGTAGATCTGGTTCGGTTCAACGAGGCCATCGATCAAGCAACGACGGAATCGATCAGCTACTACTCAAAAAAGGTAGAACACTCCCGCGATCTGTTTTTGGCGGTCTTGGGGCACGATCTTCGCAATCCTATTGGCGCGATGATGATGTCAGCCGAGTTGATCGCAAAAATAGAGTCGCTGACTGAGCGCCAAAAGATGTTCATCGCGCAGGTTAGCCTAAGTGGCGCGCGGGCGATTGGAATAATTGATCAGCTAGTCGATGTTACGCGGGCTCGGCTTGGCTCAGGCATGAAGGTTATCCGTGAGCAGATGGACATGGCCTTCGTGTGTCGCCAACTGGTTCAGGAGATGCGGAGCCTTCACCCAAGCCGAACGTTCGTGATCAAGAGCTCGGGCGACACCATAGGCTCATGGGACAGACCTCGCATCGGGCAGGTGTTTTCAAATCTGCTTGGTAACGCTGTCCAGTATGGTTTCACTGAGTTGCCCATCGACATCACAGTCAGCGGCGAGACCGATGCCGTTTCACTCGCCATCCATAATCAAGGCGTCCCGATTCCGAATGATAAGATAGTTGGAATCTTTGAGGCCATGGTCCGTGGCGGAGCCGAAGGCAGCGGCACGACAAATCTTGGTTTGGGGCTGTACATTACAAAAGAAATTGTCGCGGCCCATGGCGGATCAATCAAGGTTAGCTCGTCTGAAAAAGACGGCACCACGTTCACCGCTCTCTTCCCCCGGTCCATTGATGCGGCGGCGGTTGGGGGAGATATCGTTCAATCGGCTGATAACCGCCCGAATCGGTAG
- a CDS encoding winged helix-turn-helix domain-containing protein yields MTLKQAMSKLDAAPVPKPSGFFDRFDDWCEAREPGYKAKEAQKAAARDKRRQERRAAVLKRFGSLDLVFALNPIEAALWKAATPFATRKVYRGWIGGAKTLTPFTVELGGSDEFRFLKTASPGCVDAIRSAWPMPAPLAKALAESRMWRDLSDDRQAFVDGEYRHHREVDARIELVEHELNTRPGTSWDDMQARFDWKRFEWERQWIDPTEESEDSIVSTLRRDFEMLRRIYDRPAQNGQAEGVTTNVIPSERRTNADKRRDVLSMLDAEPHLPDREIARRLGVSPQTVSNWRRRI; encoded by the coding sequence ATGACGTTGAAACAGGCGATGTCCAAGTTGGACGCCGCGCCGGTGCCAAAGCCATCTGGGTTTTTCGACCGCTTCGATGATTGGTGCGAAGCGCGCGAGCCGGGATACAAGGCCAAAGAGGCTCAGAAGGCCGCCGCGCGGGACAAGCGCAGGCAGGAACGCAGAGCGGCCGTCCTGAAGCGCTTCGGATCGCTCGACCTCGTCTTTGCGCTAAACCCCATCGAGGCGGCTTTGTGGAAGGCGGCCACGCCTTTCGCGACCCGCAAGGTGTACCGTGGCTGGATCGGCGGGGCGAAAACCCTCACCCCCTTCACAGTGGAACTCGGCGGCTCGGATGAGTTTAGGTTCCTGAAGACGGCCTCGCCCGGCTGCGTTGATGCCATCAGGTCGGCATGGCCTATGCCGGCGCCCCTTGCAAAGGCCCTCGCGGAAAGCCGCATGTGGCGGGACCTTTCCGACGATCGGCAAGCTTTCGTCGATGGCGAGTACAGGCATCATCGCGAGGTCGATGCACGTATCGAACTGGTCGAGCACGAGCTGAACACACGCCCCGGCACGTCATGGGACGACATGCAGGCTCGCTTCGATTGGAAGCGCTTCGAATGGGAGCGCCAATGGATCGACCCGACCGAAGAGAGCGAGGACAGCATCGTTTCGACGCTGCGGCGCGACTTTGAAATGCTGCGCAGGATCTATGATCGGCCCGCTCAAAATGGACAGGCCGAAGGTGTCACGACGAACGTAATACCTTCGGAGCGTCGCACCAACGCCGACAAGCGCCGCGACGTGCTGTCCATGTTGGACGCCGAGCCCCACCTCCCCGATCGCGAGATTGCCCGCCGTCTCGGTGTAAGCCCTCAGACCGTCAGCAACTGGCGAAGGCGGATATGA
- a CDS encoding YfjI family protein has translation MPQVEPFAPDLLPEALRAYVLDVADRQQSPPDFAAVAALCGLAAVVGNKARIRPKQHDDWMVVPNLWGAIVGRPSAMKSPAMQSALGPVYGLQDEMRELWQQRCASLAVDEALAGLDAADAKSKAKKALKVGDRDAAKEIMAGAMGSSDEGEPCPRLIIGDATFEKVGELLSENSNGLLLVRDELPGFLARLESAEFQNERAFYLESFNGDGSFVFDRIARGTISIPICTISLVGGVQPSRIAPLVRGAISGTSNDGLLQRLQLSVWPDDIPSWRWVDRAPDPLARVAYERAFRDLRDLPAQADGEPLVLRFSPPAQTAFREWMEETQSEARSGALPSTMESHILKMPKTVASLALLFQLIDGHSETVGEEATLRALDWADYLRSHANRLYAAGQTMAEEGAKLIIERRSQIPAQFTPRDIQRKAWGGLADRDAVASALEMLVASHHCREIPASGGNGRPSTSYVWNPALTVEG, from the coding sequence TTGCCGCAGGTCGAGCCCTTCGCGCCGGACCTCCTCCCCGAAGCGCTGCGGGCCTATGTGCTCGATGTCGCGGATCGGCAGCAGTCGCCGCCCGACTTCGCCGCCGTCGCCGCTCTTTGCGGATTGGCGGCCGTCGTCGGCAATAAGGCGAGGATCAGGCCGAAACAACATGATGACTGGATGGTGGTCCCCAATCTCTGGGGCGCGATCGTAGGCCGACCATCGGCTATGAAGAGCCCAGCGATGCAATCCGCGCTTGGCCCCGTCTATGGCCTTCAGGATGAGATGCGGGAGCTTTGGCAGCAGCGTTGCGCCAGCTTGGCGGTTGACGAAGCTCTTGCTGGGCTCGACGCCGCTGATGCGAAGTCGAAGGCGAAGAAGGCGCTCAAGGTCGGCGATCGTGACGCTGCCAAGGAGATCATGGCCGGCGCTATGGGATCGTCCGATGAAGGGGAGCCTTGCCCTCGCCTGATCATCGGCGACGCTACCTTCGAGAAGGTCGGCGAACTGCTGAGCGAAAACAGCAACGGGCTGCTTTTGGTCCGAGACGAACTGCCCGGCTTCCTGGCCAGGCTGGAGAGTGCCGAATTCCAAAACGAGCGCGCGTTCTATCTGGAGAGTTTCAACGGCGACGGAAGTTTTGTGTTCGACCGGATCGCTCGCGGCACGATCAGCATTCCTATCTGCACGATCAGCCTCGTCGGAGGCGTCCAGCCCAGCCGCATCGCGCCCTTGGTGCGTGGTGCGATTTCGGGCACTTCTAACGATGGTCTGCTTCAGCGATTGCAACTGTCGGTTTGGCCCGACGACATCCCGTCGTGGCGGTGGGTCGATCGCGCGCCCGATCCGCTGGCTCGCGTCGCTTATGAGCGAGCATTCCGAGACTTGCGGGATCTGCCGGCCCAGGCGGATGGCGAACCTCTCGTCCTTCGCTTTTCCCCGCCGGCGCAAACGGCTTTCCGCGAGTGGATGGAAGAGACGCAGTCCGAGGCTCGAAGCGGCGCGCTGCCATCGACGATGGAAAGCCATATCCTCAAAATGCCAAAGACGGTGGCCAGCCTGGCGCTGCTGTTCCAACTCATCGATGGACACAGCGAGACGGTTGGCGAGGAAGCGACCCTCCGGGCCTTGGACTGGGCCGACTACCTTCGGAGCCACGCCAACCGCCTCTATGCCGCCGGGCAGACGATGGCGGAGGAAGGGGCCAAGCTCATCATCGAGCGCCGGTCGCAGATCCCTGCGCAATTCACCCCGCGCGATATCCAGCGGAAGGCGTGGGGCGGACTGGCCGATCGCGATGCGGTTGCGTCAGCTTTGGAAATGCTGGTGGCCTCTCACCACTGCCGGGAGATTCCGGCATCCGGCGGCAACGGGCGGCCCTCGACCAGTTACGTCTGGAACCCGGCTCTGACGGTGGAGGGCTGA
- a CDS encoding helix-turn-helix domain-containing protein produces METRKVEKAALTINDVALQGCMSPRKVYRLLKDGSLKARKNGRQTLILAEDFKAWLASLPSADLEAASNAS; encoded by the coding sequence TTGGAGACCCGCAAGGTGGAAAAAGCCGCTCTCACCATCAATGACGTAGCGCTTCAGGGCTGCATGAGCCCGCGCAAGGTCTACCGGCTGCTGAAGGATGGCAGCCTGAAAGCCCGAAAGAACGGCCGACAGACGTTGATCTTGGCCGAAGACTTCAAGGCTTGGCTCGCCTCCCTCCCCTCCGCCGATCTGGAGGCCGCGTCCAATGCATCCTGA
- a CDS encoding tyrosine-type recombinase/integrase — MTEPGRHSDGGGLYLVVDPSGAKRWLFMFRMGSTRKEMGLGSLSAVSLAEAREKAAASRKMVDAGTNPIVARKSAEAMKDAASTFGEFTDALLPTITKGFRNPKHRDQWPSTLKMYAASLRPMKLDAIGTAEVLEILKPIWLSKAETASRLRGRIEHILAAASAQGLRTGENPARWRHHLDKLLPKRAKLTRGHHAAMPYGDVPAFVQDLRRRDALAARALEFLILTACRSGEVREATWAEIDLGTGIWTIPAPRMKAGRPHRVPLTDRALDIVRALHEVRQNDLVFPGGRKDRPLSSNAIVSLMRRMEASQFTPHGFRSSFRDWAGESTTFPREVAEAALAHVVGDQTERAYRRGDALAKRRELMDAWSRFASAPKADNITPIRAKGSR; from the coding sequence ATGACGGAACCGGGCCGGCACAGCGACGGCGGTGGCCTGTACCTTGTCGTAGACCCGAGCGGAGCCAAGCGCTGGCTCTTCATGTTCCGCATGGGGTCAACGCGTAAGGAGATGGGGCTCGGCAGCCTCAGCGCCGTCTCGCTCGCCGAGGCGCGGGAAAAAGCAGCCGCGAGCCGGAAGATGGTGGACGCCGGCACGAATCCTATCGTGGCTCGAAAATCGGCAGAGGCGATGAAGGATGCGGCATCAACCTTCGGAGAATTCACTGACGCCCTCCTCCCGACCATCACCAAAGGCTTCCGCAATCCAAAGCATCGCGATCAGTGGCCGAGCACTCTGAAAATGTACGCCGCGTCCCTTCGACCGATGAAGCTGGACGCTATCGGCACGGCCGAGGTCTTGGAGATTCTGAAGCCGATCTGGCTTTCGAAGGCAGAAACGGCCTCCCGACTCAGAGGCCGGATCGAGCACATTCTCGCGGCAGCGTCGGCGCAGGGCTTGCGAACGGGTGAGAACCCGGCCCGCTGGCGCCACCACCTCGACAAGCTGCTTCCCAAGCGCGCCAAGCTGACGCGCGGCCACCACGCGGCGATGCCTTACGGCGACGTTCCGGCTTTTGTTCAGGATCTACGTCGGCGCGACGCGCTAGCTGCCCGCGCGCTTGAATTTTTGATCCTGACCGCCTGCCGATCTGGCGAAGTGAGGGAAGCGACCTGGGCCGAGATCGACCTCGGCACCGGGATATGGACGATTCCGGCGCCCCGGATGAAAGCCGGCCGGCCGCATCGTGTCCCGCTGACCGATCGCGCTTTGGATATCGTGCGCGCCCTGCACGAGGTGCGCCAGAACGATTTGGTTTTCCCCGGCGGCCGCAAAGACCGCCCTCTGTCGTCGAATGCTATCGTGAGCCTGATGCGGCGCATGGAAGCCTCCCAGTTCACGCCGCACGGCTTTAGATCGAGCTTCAGAGATTGGGCGGGCGAAAGCACGACGTTTCCGCGCGAGGTCGCGGAAGCGGCGCTGGCGCATGTCGTCGGCGATCAAACCGAGCGCGCCTATCGCCGGGGCGATGCGCTCGCGAAACGCCGCGAACTCATGGATGCCTGGTCGCGCTTTGCCAGCGCCCCGAAGGCCGACAACATCACGCCTATCCGAGCCAAGGGGTCCAGATAG
- a CDS encoding TetR/AcrR family transcriptional regulator, which yields MPNDNFRGSDRPSRDLRTTLTRQRILEGARQVFLLNGFRGASIDQIAAEAAVSKGSLHYHFGRKEDLFRSLVAEEAARIAQALPSIDPDEPDPCSALRQMGGAVLETLNHPTTAATLRLIIGALGSFPRLGEEFLQASLGPIMEQIASYLDVQAAFGEIRIDNSRAAAEEFARQCLTHVIERLLVPGQALLTEPECTAVVGDILRNCGVRWRHDLTGQDSAGRTPRDERQA from the coding sequence ATGCCTAACGATAACTTTCGCGGGAGTGACCGGCCCAGCCGTGATCTCAGGACGACGCTCACGAGACAGCGGATCCTGGAGGGCGCGCGCCAGGTGTTCCTGCTCAATGGCTTCAGGGGCGCCAGCATCGACCAGATCGCGGCGGAAGCCGCCGTCTCGAAGGGTTCGCTCCACTACCATTTCGGTAGAAAGGAAGACCTGTTCAGATCGCTGGTCGCCGAGGAGGCAGCGAGGATCGCGCAGGCCTTGCCATCGATCGATCCCGACGAGCCAGACCCCTGTTCCGCCTTGCGCCAGATGGGGGGCGCCGTGCTCGAAACCTTAAACCATCCGACGACTGCCGCCACCTTGCGTCTGATCATCGGAGCGCTCGGCAGCTTTCCGCGACTGGGCGAAGAGTTCCTGCAGGCCAGTCTCGGTCCAATCATGGAGCAGATCGCGAGCTATCTCGATGTCCAAGCGGCTTTCGGCGAAATCAGGATCGACAATAGCCGTGCCGCGGCGGAGGAGTTCGCGCGGCAGTGCCTTACGCATGTGATCGAGCGCCTTCTGGTGCCCGGACAAGCGTTGCTGACGGAGCCGGAGTGCACGGCCGTGGTCGGGGATATTCTCCGCAACTGCGGCGTCCGCTGGCGGCACGACCTCACCGGACAGGACAGTGCCGGCCGGACTCCCCGAGATGAGCGGCAAGCGTGA